The following DNA comes from Enterocloster bolteae.
CAGCTGCTGCTGTTTCTGATGTCCTTTATACCCTGTTTCCTGATGGTATATTTTGGGACAGATTATCTTAAGTCTGTCATCCAGTTTTTGGGAGAAAACATAGTGGGCGTCCTTACCACCATCGGCGGCATGCTTCCCGCAGTAGGTATTGCCCTGACCTTAAAATCCATATTTAAGGGTGAGTCCGTGGTATTCTTTTTCTTCGGGTTCCTTCTGGTCCAGTATTTTGGGCTGGATATGATATCTCTGGGATTTTCAGCTGTTGTATTCACCCTGATTTATATGCAGTTAAAAGGCCATAAGCTGAGCGCCATGGGCGGCAGCCTGTTTGGGGCAGAGGGAAATAATGAGAACAAGTATGTACTTTTGGACAAGAAGACAATACGCAAATCCTGGCTCCGGTGGATTATGTTCAATCAGGCTAACTATAATTATGAGAGGATGCAGGGAACCGGTTTCTGTCACGCCATGGTGCCTGTCATCAATAAACTCTACCCGGATAACCAAGGAAAACGCGCGGAACTGATGCAGAACCATATGCAGTTCTTTAACACGGAGCCTCAGTGGGGGGCCTGTATCATTGGCCTGACCGCTGCTCTGGAGGAAAAGAGGGCCCAGGGCTCTGAGGAGATTACAGGGGATACCATCACATCCATTAAATCCGGTCTTATGGGACCGCTGGCAGGCATCGGAGATACCATTGACGGAGGCGTGGTGACGCCGCTGCTCCTTACATTATTCATCGGCATTACCAATACAGGCAACATCATGGGGGTTATTGGCTACATTATAGTGGAAGCCCTGTTTATGTGGACCATATACTGGCAGTCCTACAAGCTGGGATATGAAAAGGGCAGCGATGCCATTGTAACCATTATGGAAAGCGGTCTGATTAACCAGCTCATACTGGGCGCATCCATTATGGGGTGCCTGGTGCTTGGCGGACTGGTAGGCAATTATGTGACCCTGGGATTAAAACTTATGGTCCCTGTGGGCGGAGGCGTCATGTTCAATATCCAGGAACAGCTGTTTGACGTGATTCTCCCGGGAGCGCTTCCGCTGCTGCTGACCCTTGGCACATACAAACTGGTAAAGAAGGGC
Coding sequences within:
- a CDS encoding PTS system mannose/fructose/sorbose family transporter subunit IID, which produces MSILTATLLSLLYFWGNSAFVLGVNWWTVMRPLVSGFLAGVILGDPVKGAMVGAQINILYLGFIGAGGALPGDICLAGVVGTTIAITGNLPVETAMALAVPVGLLGTIIWVVKMTVNTAWVRVAEKMSAKGDTRYYWIPNIVLPQLLLFLMSFIPCFLMVYFGTDYLKSVIQFLGENIVGVLTTIGGMLPAVGIALTLKSIFKGESVVFFFFGFLLVQYFGLDMISLGFSAVVFTLIYMQLKGHKLSAMGGSLFGAEGNNENKYVLLDKKTIRKSWLRWIMFNQANYNYERMQGTGFCHAMVPVINKLYPDNQGKRAELMQNHMQFFNTEPQWGACIIGLTAALEEKRAQGSEEITGDTITSIKSGLMGPLAGIGDTIDGGVVTPLLLTLFIGITNTGNIMGVIGYIIVEALFMWTIYWQSYKLGYEKGSDAIVTIMESGLINQLILGASIMGCLVLGGLVGNYVTLGLKLMVPVGGGVMFNIQEQLFDVILPGALPLLLTLGTYKLVKKGWSSVNIIILVAVVGLAGGLLGIFA